One segment of Hemicordylus capensis ecotype Gifberg chromosome 8, rHemCap1.1.pri, whole genome shotgun sequence DNA contains the following:
- the CDON gene encoding cell adhesion molecule-related/down-regulated by oncogenes isoform X1: MEGPVRLAGSPWNALGSGRRAGAAAARALWAPPPPPLRDLIPRFVSEPLSTIQKPGATVQLNCSAEPPAVHISWLFNGEKLHKKVDQVDVQPGLLTIFSLSPSNAGIYQCIANNSIGAIISRPATVSVAYIDDFEAPVSKTISAEEGSAVFIGCKLPKSNPEAQVRFRIRGKWLVQSTDNYLILPSGNLQILSASLDDKGSYRCAAYNPVTDDLRAEPIGRKLFISSSSSKKNLHIIHPISSQTLAIPQHSPLVLECIVSQVSFSNIHWYKDGEDALARGRWRMLHSHLTIESIDLSDAGDYSCVVDNKLGVVKRVNYSVNVLESASISKGLQDQIASPGKTVHFSCEIHGNPTPNMTWFHNAAPVYLSPRHLPSGNKLKISGVTREDAGLYQCLVNNGVGFVQSTARLHIQTDRGAKPIITSPPASTKVPDGDTVILSCNATGLPTPVIRWYNSHGLITSHPSQVLHSKSRKSSSHARTGNSVSERVYFIMSRAGSSSLYIQPVAPEHAGKYICEATNEHGATRSEAFLTVVSYEASTKAEDVAPVEVAQSDAGDEDYDSEMDLQSSSPTGSLIAEVASGKASRGISPPEAPIILSPPQTLKPDQYNLVWRPGRDGGQPINAYFVKYRKLDDNVNVTNWNTIRVPGSENELCLSELEPSSLYEVLMVARNVAGEGQPSMLTFRTSKERSSSSKNTQAPSQPIGIPKHPIVQEGATNTFGVVLPDSSRHSGVPEAPDRPTISTASETSVYVTWIPRANGGSPITAFKVEYKRKNGDWLVAADNISPSKLSVEVRSLDPGATYKFRVIAINNYGESPRSSSSRPYQVAGFTNRFSNRPITGPHIAYTEAVSDTQIMLKWTYITSSNNNTPIQGFYIYYRPTDSDNDSDYKRDVVEGTKQWHLISHLQPETSYDIKMQCYNEGGESDYSNVMMCETKVKRTPGASEYPVKDLSTPPNAFDHGAGNHAGQPAGPVRSSDMLYLIVGCVLGVMVLILIVFIAMCLWKNRQQNIMRKYDPPGYLYQGADISGQMVEYTTLPGTSCINGNIHGNFISNGNLNNGCFHLHHKVPNGVNGINGIMNGVVNGGTGLYPGHSNSLSRAHMEYEQTHHLANGGGVYTAMPQTDPMECANCRNCRNNNRCFSKASGTFGTSTVPVMPIIAPYQQDSLEMEPLNHVMVAMCLASTVPGCHVETEEESKDKEEPPSPQDSCCQENVNPLSTDCTEENSAHLETSNHILSWSPLILQPLSKDCNEKIEGISNGVALDSLGGLQQLQRQET; this comes from the exons ATTTGATTCCCCGCTTTGTTTCTGAGCCCCTTTCTACAATCCAGAAACCTGGTGCAACTGTGCAACTTAACTGCTCTGCGGAACCCCCTGCAGTACATATATCTTGGCTATTCAATGGAGAGAAATTGCACAAGAAAGTTGATCAAGTAGACGTGCAGCCAGGGCTCCTGACAATCTTCTCTCTTAGTCCTTCAAACGCCGGTATCTACCAGTGCATTGCCAATAACAGTATTGGTGCAATTATCAGCAGACCTGCAACAGTATCGGTTGCCT ATATTGATGATTTCGAGGCTCCAGTGAGCAAAACCATTTCAGCAGAAGAAGGGAGTGCAGTTTTCATTGGTTGCAAGCTACCAAAAAGTAATCCAGAGGCACAGGTCCGCTTCCGTATTCGGGGAAAATGGCTGGTACAATCAACAG ACAACTATCTAATTCTCCCCTCGGGAAATCTGCAAATTTTGAGTGCCTCTTTAGATGACAAGGGATCCTATAGGTGTGCAGCATATAACCCAGTCACTGATGATCTCAGAGCTGAACCTATTGGACGTAAGCTCTTCATTAGCA GCTCTTCCTCAAAGAAGAATCTCCATATTATTCACCCCATCAGTTCTCAGACTTTGGCAATACCTCAGCACAGTCCTCTGGTGTTGGAATGCATTGTTAGTCAAGTGTCCTTTTCTAATATCCACTGGTATAAGGATGGTGAAGATGCGCTTGCTAGAGGCAGATGGAGAATGCTTCATTCTCATCTTACAATAGAATCAATTGATCTGTCAGATGCTGGTGACTACTCCTGTGTGGTGGATAACAAGCTTGGAGTGGTGAAACGTGTAAACTACAGCGTGAATGTACTTG AATCTGCCTCAATTTCGAAAGGACTGCAGGATCAAATAGCGTCTCCGGGCAAAACTGTGCACTTTTCCTGTGAAATACATGGAAACCCAACTCCGAACATGACCTGGTTCCATAATGCAGCGCCTGTCTACCTCTCTCCACGGCACCTGCCTTCAGGAAACAAGCTTAAAATTAGTGGTGTCACCAGGGAAGATGCAGGGTTATACCAGTGTCTAGTAAACAATGGTGTTGGATTTGTGCAGTCTACTGCGAGGCTTCATATCCAAACAG ATAGAGGCGCCAAGCCAATTATAACCTCGCCACCAGCAAGCACCAAAGTGCCCGATGGTGACACGGTCATATTGTCCTGCAATGCCACTGGCCTGCCTACTCCTGTAATCCGTTGGTACAACAGCCATGGACTGATTACCAGCCACCCTTCACAGGTCCTTCATTCAAAATCGCGAAAGTCCTCCTCCCACGCAAGAACGGGCAATTCTGTTTCAGAGAGAGTCTACTTCATTATGTCTCGAGCTGGATCGAGCTCCCTCTATATCCAGCCTGTTGCACCAGAGCATGCTGGTAAATACATCTGTGAAGCAACAAATGAGCACGGGGCCACTCGCTCAGAGGCTTTTCTTACCGTTG TTTCCTATGAAGCTAGTACAAAAGCAGAAGATGTTGCTCCTGTGGAAGTTGCCCAGAGTGATGCAGGTGATGAAGATTATGATTCAGAAATGGACCTCcaaagttcatctccaacagggagTCTAATAGCTGAAGTTGCTTCAGGAAAAGCATCCCGTGGCATTTCCCCACCAGAAGCACCAATCATTCTCAGCCCTCCACAAACACTAAAGCCAGACCAGTACAACCTGGTGTGGCGGCCTGGAAGGGATGGGGGCCAGCCAATTAATGCCTACTTTGTGAAATACCGCAAG TTGGATGATAATGTCAATGTGACCAACTGGAATACAATTCGTGTCCCTGGAAGTGAAAATGAACTTTGTCTCTCAGAACTCGAACCCTCCAGTCTCTATGAAGTCTTGATGGTAGCCAGAAATGTGGCTGGTGAAGGCCAGCCTTCCATGCTTACTTTCCGTACTAGCAAAG AAAGATCATCTTCCTCAAAAAACACCCAGGCCCCATCTCAGCCAATTGGTATTCCTAAGCATCCGATTGTTCAGGAAGGGGCAACCAATACCTTTGGCGTGGTCCTTCCGGATTCATCTCGACATAGTGGAG TTCCAGAGGCACCAGATCGACCGACTATTTCCACAGCATCTGAGACGTCTGTTTATGTCACATGGATCCCGCGTGCAAATGGTGGATCACCCATCACTGCCTTTAAAGTAGAGTATAAACGCAAGAATGGAGATTGGCTGGTTGCAGCTGATAACATTTCCCCTTCTAAACTGTCAGTGGAAGTTCGAAGTTTGGATCCAG GAGCCACATACAAATTCCGTGTGATTGCTATTAATAACTATGGTGAGAGTCCACGGAGTTCTTCATCGCGGCCTTATCAAGTAGCTGGCTTCACTAACCGATTTTCCAACCGCCCCATCACGGGACCTCACATTGCCTATACTGAGGCAGTCAGTGACACACAGATCATGCTAAAATGGACA TATATTACATCAAGTAACAACAACACACCCATCCAAGGATTTTATATCTATTACCGACCAACAGATAGTGACAATGATAGTGATTACAAAAGGGATGTTGTTGAAG GTACAAAGCAATGGCATTTGATaagccacctgcagcctgaaactTCTTATGATATTAAAATGCAGTGCTATAATGAAGGCGGTGAAAGTGACTACAGCAATGTGATGATGTGTGAGACCAAAG TGAAACGGACACCAGGAGCATCAGAATATCCAGTGAAGGACCTTAGCACACCACCTAATGCTTTTGACCATGGAGCTGGGAACCATGCCGGTCAGCCAGCTGGTCCTGTCCGGAGTAGTGACATGCTGTACTTGATTGTGGGTTGCGTCCTTGGAGTGATGGTCCTTATTCTGATAGTCTTCATTGCCATGTGCCTGTGGAAGAACCGTCAGCAAAACATCATGCGGA AATACGACCCTCCTGGTTACCTCTACCAAGGTGCTGATATCAGTGGGCAAATGGTTGAATACACTACATTACCAGGCACAAGTTGCATCAATGGCAACATACATGGAAACTTCATCAGCAATGGAAACCTCAACAATGGTTGCTTTCATCTCCATCACAAGGTTCCTAATGGAGTTAATGGGATCAATGGGATTATGAATGGCGTTGTGAATGGAGGAACTGGTCTTTATCCAGGACACTCTAACTCCCTGTCCAGAGCACACATGGAATATGAACAAACGCACCACCTTGCCAAT GGTGGCGGAGTATACACAGCCATGCCCCAGACAGATCCTATGGAGTGTGCCAATTGCCGGAACTGTCGGAACAACAACAG GTGTTTCTCCAAGGCCAGTGGCACTTTTGGCACCAGCACCGTACCTGTGATGCCCATCATAGCACCTTATCAGCAGGACAGTTTGGAAATGGAGCCACTGAACCACGTGATGGTTGCGATGTGCTTGGCGTCTACCGTCCCCGGTTGCCACGTTGAGACCGAGGAAGAGAGCAAGGACAAAGAGGAGCCCCCATCTCCGCAGGACTCTTGCTGCCAAGAAAATGTGAATCCGCTCAGTACAGATTGTACCGAAG AGAACAGTGCACATTTGGAAACATCGAATCACATCTTGAGTTGGAGCCCCCTTATCCTTCAGCCTCTTTCGAAAGACTGCAATGAAAAGATAGAAGGGATTTCAAACGGAGTGGCGTTGGACAGCTTGGGGGGCCTTCAACAGCTCCAGAGACAGGAGACTTGA
- the CDON gene encoding cell adhesion molecule-related/down-regulated by oncogenes isoform X2, translated as MHPDPGPLQELLLLTVFFSATASDLIPRFVSEPLSTIQKPGATVQLNCSAEPPAVHISWLFNGEKLHKKVDQVDVQPGLLTIFSLSPSNAGIYQCIANNSIGAIISRPATVSVAYIDDFEAPVSKTISAEEGSAVFIGCKLPKSNPEAQVRFRIRGKWLVQSTDNYLILPSGNLQILSASLDDKGSYRCAAYNPVTDDLRAEPIGRKLFISSSSSKKNLHIIHPISSQTLAIPQHSPLVLECIVSQVSFSNIHWYKDGEDALARGRWRMLHSHLTIESIDLSDAGDYSCVVDNKLGVVKRVNYSVNVLESASISKGLQDQIASPGKTVHFSCEIHGNPTPNMTWFHNAAPVYLSPRHLPSGNKLKISGVTREDAGLYQCLVNNGVGFVQSTARLHIQTDRGAKPIITSPPASTKVPDGDTVILSCNATGLPTPVIRWYNSHGLITSHPSQVLHSKSRKSSSHARTGNSVSERVYFIMSRAGSSSLYIQPVAPEHAGKYICEATNEHGATRSEAFLTVVSYEASTKAEDVAPVEVAQSDAGDEDYDSEMDLQSSSPTGSLIAEVASGKASRGISPPEAPIILSPPQTLKPDQYNLVWRPGRDGGQPINAYFVKYRKLDDNVNVTNWNTIRVPGSENELCLSELEPSSLYEVLMVARNVAGEGQPSMLTFRTSKERSSSSKNTQAPSQPIGIPKHPIVQEGATNTFGVVLPDSSRHSGVPEAPDRPTISTASETSVYVTWIPRANGGSPITAFKVEYKRKNGDWLVAADNISPSKLSVEVRSLDPGATYKFRVIAINNYGESPRSSSSRPYQVAGFTNRFSNRPITGPHIAYTEAVSDTQIMLKWTYITSSNNNTPIQGFYIYYRPTDSDNDSDYKRDVVEGTKQWHLISHLQPETSYDIKMQCYNEGGESDYSNVMMCETKVKRTPGASEYPVKDLSTPPNAFDHGAGNHAGQPAGPVRSSDMLYLIVGCVLGVMVLILIVFIAMCLWKNRQQNIMRKYDPPGYLYQGADISGQMVEYTTLPGTSCINGNIHGNFISNGNLNNGCFHLHHKVPNGVNGINGIMNGVVNGGTGLYPGHSNSLSRAHMEYEQTHHLANGGGVYTAMPQTDPMECANCRNCRNNNRCFSKASGTFGTSTVPVMPIIAPYQQDSLEMEPLNHVMVAMCLASTVPGCHVETEEESKDKEEPPSPQDSCCQENVNPLSTDCTEENSAHLETSNHILSWSPLILQPLSKDCNEKIEGISNGVALDSLGGLQQLQRQET; from the exons ATGCATCCTGATCCTGGACCTTTACAAGAACTACTTTTGCTTACTgttttcttctcagctacagCTTCAG ATTTGATTCCCCGCTTTGTTTCTGAGCCCCTTTCTACAATCCAGAAACCTGGTGCAACTGTGCAACTTAACTGCTCTGCGGAACCCCCTGCAGTACATATATCTTGGCTATTCAATGGAGAGAAATTGCACAAGAAAGTTGATCAAGTAGACGTGCAGCCAGGGCTCCTGACAATCTTCTCTCTTAGTCCTTCAAACGCCGGTATCTACCAGTGCATTGCCAATAACAGTATTGGTGCAATTATCAGCAGACCTGCAACAGTATCGGTTGCCT ATATTGATGATTTCGAGGCTCCAGTGAGCAAAACCATTTCAGCAGAAGAAGGGAGTGCAGTTTTCATTGGTTGCAAGCTACCAAAAAGTAATCCAGAGGCACAGGTCCGCTTCCGTATTCGGGGAAAATGGCTGGTACAATCAACAG ACAACTATCTAATTCTCCCCTCGGGAAATCTGCAAATTTTGAGTGCCTCTTTAGATGACAAGGGATCCTATAGGTGTGCAGCATATAACCCAGTCACTGATGATCTCAGAGCTGAACCTATTGGACGTAAGCTCTTCATTAGCA GCTCTTCCTCAAAGAAGAATCTCCATATTATTCACCCCATCAGTTCTCAGACTTTGGCAATACCTCAGCACAGTCCTCTGGTGTTGGAATGCATTGTTAGTCAAGTGTCCTTTTCTAATATCCACTGGTATAAGGATGGTGAAGATGCGCTTGCTAGAGGCAGATGGAGAATGCTTCATTCTCATCTTACAATAGAATCAATTGATCTGTCAGATGCTGGTGACTACTCCTGTGTGGTGGATAACAAGCTTGGAGTGGTGAAACGTGTAAACTACAGCGTGAATGTACTTG AATCTGCCTCAATTTCGAAAGGACTGCAGGATCAAATAGCGTCTCCGGGCAAAACTGTGCACTTTTCCTGTGAAATACATGGAAACCCAACTCCGAACATGACCTGGTTCCATAATGCAGCGCCTGTCTACCTCTCTCCACGGCACCTGCCTTCAGGAAACAAGCTTAAAATTAGTGGTGTCACCAGGGAAGATGCAGGGTTATACCAGTGTCTAGTAAACAATGGTGTTGGATTTGTGCAGTCTACTGCGAGGCTTCATATCCAAACAG ATAGAGGCGCCAAGCCAATTATAACCTCGCCACCAGCAAGCACCAAAGTGCCCGATGGTGACACGGTCATATTGTCCTGCAATGCCACTGGCCTGCCTACTCCTGTAATCCGTTGGTACAACAGCCATGGACTGATTACCAGCCACCCTTCACAGGTCCTTCATTCAAAATCGCGAAAGTCCTCCTCCCACGCAAGAACGGGCAATTCTGTTTCAGAGAGAGTCTACTTCATTATGTCTCGAGCTGGATCGAGCTCCCTCTATATCCAGCCTGTTGCACCAGAGCATGCTGGTAAATACATCTGTGAAGCAACAAATGAGCACGGGGCCACTCGCTCAGAGGCTTTTCTTACCGTTG TTTCCTATGAAGCTAGTACAAAAGCAGAAGATGTTGCTCCTGTGGAAGTTGCCCAGAGTGATGCAGGTGATGAAGATTATGATTCAGAAATGGACCTCcaaagttcatctccaacagggagTCTAATAGCTGAAGTTGCTTCAGGAAAAGCATCCCGTGGCATTTCCCCACCAGAAGCACCAATCATTCTCAGCCCTCCACAAACACTAAAGCCAGACCAGTACAACCTGGTGTGGCGGCCTGGAAGGGATGGGGGCCAGCCAATTAATGCCTACTTTGTGAAATACCGCAAG TTGGATGATAATGTCAATGTGACCAACTGGAATACAATTCGTGTCCCTGGAAGTGAAAATGAACTTTGTCTCTCAGAACTCGAACCCTCCAGTCTCTATGAAGTCTTGATGGTAGCCAGAAATGTGGCTGGTGAAGGCCAGCCTTCCATGCTTACTTTCCGTACTAGCAAAG AAAGATCATCTTCCTCAAAAAACACCCAGGCCCCATCTCAGCCAATTGGTATTCCTAAGCATCCGATTGTTCAGGAAGGGGCAACCAATACCTTTGGCGTGGTCCTTCCGGATTCATCTCGACATAGTGGAG TTCCAGAGGCACCAGATCGACCGACTATTTCCACAGCATCTGAGACGTCTGTTTATGTCACATGGATCCCGCGTGCAAATGGTGGATCACCCATCACTGCCTTTAAAGTAGAGTATAAACGCAAGAATGGAGATTGGCTGGTTGCAGCTGATAACATTTCCCCTTCTAAACTGTCAGTGGAAGTTCGAAGTTTGGATCCAG GAGCCACATACAAATTCCGTGTGATTGCTATTAATAACTATGGTGAGAGTCCACGGAGTTCTTCATCGCGGCCTTATCAAGTAGCTGGCTTCACTAACCGATTTTCCAACCGCCCCATCACGGGACCTCACATTGCCTATACTGAGGCAGTCAGTGACACACAGATCATGCTAAAATGGACA TATATTACATCAAGTAACAACAACACACCCATCCAAGGATTTTATATCTATTACCGACCAACAGATAGTGACAATGATAGTGATTACAAAAGGGATGTTGTTGAAG GTACAAAGCAATGGCATTTGATaagccacctgcagcctgaaactTCTTATGATATTAAAATGCAGTGCTATAATGAAGGCGGTGAAAGTGACTACAGCAATGTGATGATGTGTGAGACCAAAG TGAAACGGACACCAGGAGCATCAGAATATCCAGTGAAGGACCTTAGCACACCACCTAATGCTTTTGACCATGGAGCTGGGAACCATGCCGGTCAGCCAGCTGGTCCTGTCCGGAGTAGTGACATGCTGTACTTGATTGTGGGTTGCGTCCTTGGAGTGATGGTCCTTATTCTGATAGTCTTCATTGCCATGTGCCTGTGGAAGAACCGTCAGCAAAACATCATGCGGA AATACGACCCTCCTGGTTACCTCTACCAAGGTGCTGATATCAGTGGGCAAATGGTTGAATACACTACATTACCAGGCACAAGTTGCATCAATGGCAACATACATGGAAACTTCATCAGCAATGGAAACCTCAACAATGGTTGCTTTCATCTCCATCACAAGGTTCCTAATGGAGTTAATGGGATCAATGGGATTATGAATGGCGTTGTGAATGGAGGAACTGGTCTTTATCCAGGACACTCTAACTCCCTGTCCAGAGCACACATGGAATATGAACAAACGCACCACCTTGCCAAT GGTGGCGGAGTATACACAGCCATGCCCCAGACAGATCCTATGGAGTGTGCCAATTGCCGGAACTGTCGGAACAACAACAG GTGTTTCTCCAAGGCCAGTGGCACTTTTGGCACCAGCACCGTACCTGTGATGCCCATCATAGCACCTTATCAGCAGGACAGTTTGGAAATGGAGCCACTGAACCACGTGATGGTTGCGATGTGCTTGGCGTCTACCGTCCCCGGTTGCCACGTTGAGACCGAGGAAGAGAGCAAGGACAAAGAGGAGCCCCCATCTCCGCAGGACTCTTGCTGCCAAGAAAATGTGAATCCGCTCAGTACAGATTGTACCGAAG AGAACAGTGCACATTTGGAAACATCGAATCACATCTTGAGTTGGAGCCCCCTTATCCTTCAGCCTCTTTCGAAAGACTGCAATGAAAAGATAGAAGGGATTTCAAACGGAGTGGCGTTGGACAGCTTGGGGGGCCTTCAACAGCTCCAGAGACAGGAGACTTGA